A window of Raineyella sp. W15-4 contains these coding sequences:
- a CDS encoding metal ABC transporter ATP-binding protein — MTGVGTEPPVLRLRDVSVTLGGLPIVRGVSADIRAGEFVALLGANGSGKTTLLRAVLRLVQHQRGSIELFGVPQAAFRDWGRIGYVPQQVDPGLLTATVREVVAAGRLPLRRPFVPPRRGDRQAVERAIGEVGLEEKAGTQLAHLSGGQRRRTLIARALATDPELLVMDEPLAGVDVATQQSLADLLRTLTTSRQLTVLVVLHEHGPFADLVRRSLLLQDGRLVFDGDGFDPGLPHEFHHPPEHISSHNDWVPAYPSGPEPEQGDA, encoded by the coding sequence ATGACCGGGGTCGGCACCGAGCCGCCGGTGCTCCGGCTGCGGGACGTCTCGGTGACCCTGGGCGGCCTGCCGATCGTCCGCGGCGTCTCGGCCGACATCCGGGCCGGTGAGTTCGTCGCCCTGCTCGGCGCCAACGGCTCGGGCAAGACCACCCTCCTGCGGGCGGTCCTCCGGCTGGTCCAGCACCAGCGGGGCAGCATCGAGCTGTTCGGCGTCCCACAGGCAGCGTTCCGGGACTGGGGCCGGATCGGCTACGTCCCCCAGCAGGTGGACCCCGGACTGCTCACCGCGACGGTCCGCGAGGTCGTCGCCGCCGGCCGGCTGCCACTGCGGCGGCCCTTCGTGCCGCCCCGTCGCGGCGACCGGCAGGCGGTCGAGCGGGCCATCGGCGAGGTGGGCCTGGAGGAGAAGGCAGGCACCCAGCTGGCGCACCTGTCCGGAGGCCAGCGGCGGCGCACCCTGATCGCCCGGGCGCTGGCCACCGATCCGGAACTGCTGGTGATGGACGAGCCGCTGGCCGGCGTGGACGTCGCCACCCAGCAGTCCCTCGCCGACCTGCTGCGTACGCTCACCACGAGCCGGCAGCTCACCGTGCTCGTCGTGCTGCACGAGCACGGCCCGTTCGCCGATCTGGTCCGGCGCAGCCTGCTGCTGCAGGACGGCCGGCTGGTGTTCGACGGGGACGGGTTCGACCCCGGACTCCCCCACGAGTTCCACCATCCGCCCGAGCACATCTCCTCCCACAACGACTGGGTCCCGGCCTATCCGTCCGGGCCG
- a CDS encoding metal ABC transporter substrate-binding protein, protein MKSPRLLAGVSGLAALALLGACATTSSPTVPGTKRVVAAIYPYEWLAEQIGGDRVTVEGLLPPGGEAHDLELTPQQVADVTVRGDLILYESSFQAAVDSAVGQGTKGTALDVRTLVQNLDTTESADGHDTETPTDAHDHAADPHLWLDPTNMVTVAAAVRDRLIALDPDGADAYRANTDTVTAELRSVDAEYSAGLASCDRRGFVTSHEAFGYLAQRYGLQQISIRGLDATVEPTAARIAEVQDLAKREGITTIFYETAVSPAVSQAIARDAGLTTDVLDPLEAKPTDTSRGADYLGVMRANLQSLRTANGCR, encoded by the coding sequence ATGAAGAGTCCGCGCCTCCTCGCCGGCGTCTCCGGTCTGGCCGCCCTCGCCCTGCTGGGCGCCTGCGCCACGACCTCGTCGCCGACCGTCCCCGGCACCAAGCGGGTGGTCGCCGCCATCTACCCGTACGAGTGGCTGGCGGAGCAGATCGGCGGCGACCGCGTCACGGTGGAGGGACTGCTGCCGCCCGGCGGGGAGGCCCACGACCTCGAACTGACCCCCCAGCAGGTCGCCGACGTGACCGTCAGGGGCGACCTGATCCTCTACGAGTCCTCCTTCCAGGCCGCAGTGGACTCCGCCGTCGGCCAAGGTACCAAGGGCACCGCCCTGGACGTCCGCACCCTGGTGCAGAACCTCGACACCACCGAGTCGGCCGACGGGCACGACACCGAGACCCCCACCGACGCCCACGACCATGCGGCCGACCCGCACCTGTGGCTCGATCCCACCAACATGGTCACCGTGGCGGCGGCGGTCCGCGACCGGCTGATCGCCCTCGACCCGGACGGGGCCGACGCCTACCGGGCCAACACCGACACGGTCACCGCCGAGCTGAGGTCGGTGGACGCGGAGTACTCGGCCGGTCTGGCCAGCTGCGACCGCAGGGGATTCGTCACCTCGCACGAGGCCTTCGGCTACCTGGCGCAGCGCTACGGCCTGCAGCAGATCTCCATCCGCGGCCTGGACGCCACGGTCGAGCCGACCGCCGCCCGGATCGCCGAGGTGCAGGACCTGGCCAAGCGGGAGGGGATCACCACCATCTTCTACGAGACGGCCGTCTCGCCGGCCGTCTCCCAGGCCATCGCCCGCGACGCGGGCCTGACGACCGACGTGCTCGATCCGCTCGAGGCCAAGCCGACCGACACCTCCCGCGGCGCCGACTACCTCGGCGTGATGCGGGCGAACCTGCAGTCCCTGCGGACCGCGAACGGGTGCCGATGA